In the genome of uncultured Paludibaculum sp., the window AAAGCGGAGCCTGCGTCATGCGCTTCCGCCGCGATTGGCATAAGTTCGCCGGCGACGAGGCCGATGTTCTCCGGGCTTTGGCGGAAGACCTACCAACCAAGCAGCACGAGATGGGCACCCAGGCGTTCTTGCGGTGGATCGACGAAAACCTCTCCAATACGCTGAGCGTGGAGCCACCAGCCCAGTCGATGTGCATCGACCTGCAGAGGACGGCACAAGCTCTCTACCACCACCATGTGCACTCGGAGCCTCTTCCCTTCCAGACCCATCTACCCCTGATTCCCATCGATCTGGCGGCTGGCGGTTTGGGCCAGGACCGGGCCGCCGGCGCGACGGAGTGGATCGACGCCGAGGTGCCCGGCCGGCATGGTCTTTCCAAGGACCTCTTTCTCGTCCGCATCCACGGCCGCTCGATGGAGCCGG includes:
- a CDS encoding S24 family peptidase, with translation MSLPSDIDAPLATRTAEYRVFQALGENCGVVVIDPESGACVMRFRRDWHKFAGDEADVLRALAEDLPTKQHEMGTQAFLRWIDENLSNTLSVEPPAQSMCIDLQRTAQALYHHHVHSEPLPFQTHLPLIPIDLAAGGLGQDRAAGATEWIDAEVPGRHGLSKDLFLVRIHGRSMEPDIPDGSICVFRPYQGGSRKGGIFIVQRRTSTDDGGEFTIKRYESSKNETADGWSHSGIHMQPDNPEFSSWDLTQEEDRWVTVAQFICVLEDPI